From the Anaerolineae bacterium genome, one window contains:
- a CDS encoding diacylglycerol kinase family lipid kinase, which yields MPTNDTSKIYIVFNPVAGNANADTVRQALNKYFSNNNVPAYSIYETTGQENLSEVVHQALNQGFNLFVAAGGDGTVAGVAGGLADTDIPLGIIPLGTGNALALKFNIPLDLEPALQLLVGRHAVQTMDAMQVEDRFLLLNITIGLTSLIMRDTEYKNKRRFGRLAYVWAGLLALFNIQPRRFTIGVDGQYHQVWASEIAVTNVSSFGASMFRWGPHIRSDDAQLDVVIVRSRTIWDYLQLAWHTILNQHKRDPNVNYLSARQSVTVKAGRPLIVQGDGDIIGQTPVRVKIVPNAVQIIVPPKTNL from the coding sequence ATGCCAACCAACGATACTTCCAAAATCTACATTGTATTTAACCCGGTGGCAGGCAATGCCAATGCTGATACTGTCCGCCAGGCGCTTAACAAATATTTTTCCAATAATAACGTACCGGCGTACAGCATCTACGAAACCACCGGTCAAGAAAATCTAAGCGAAGTGGTCCATCAAGCTTTAAACCAGGGTTTCAACCTGTTTGTAGCAGCAGGCGGCGACGGTACGGTGGCGGGGGTAGCCGGTGGATTGGCTGATACAGATATTCCGCTAGGCATTATCCCCCTGGGTACCGGCAATGCCCTGGCTCTCAAATTTAATATTCCTTTAGATTTAGAGCCTGCCTTGCAACTACTGGTAGGCCGGCATGCCGTGCAAACCATGGATGCAATGCAGGTGGAAGACCGATTTCTCTTGCTCAATATCACCATTGGCCTGACCTCGTTGATTATGCGCGATACCGAATATAAAAATAAACGCCGGTTTGGGCGCCTGGCTTATGTCTGGGCCGGGCTGTTGGCCCTGTTCAATATTCAGCCTCGGCGTTTTACCATTGGTGTTGACGGCCAATATCATCAGGTTTGGGCCTCCGAAATAGCCGTAACTAACGTTAGCAGCTTTGGCGCATCTATGTTTCGATGGGGCCCCCATATTCGTTCAGATGATGCTCAACTGGACGTGGTCATTGTTCGCTCCCGGACAATTTGGGATTATCTGCAATTAGCCTGGCATACAATCTTAAATCAACACAAACGAGACCCGAATGTGAATTATCTTAGCGCCAGGCAAAGTGTCACGGTTAAGGCCGGTCGTCCTCTAATTGTTCAGGGAGATGGCGACATTATTGGGCAAACGCCTGTCCGGGTCAAAATAGTGCCCAATGCGGTCCAAATCATTGTTCCGCCAAAAACAAATTTATAA